A window of Myxococcales bacterium contains these coding sequences:
- a CDS encoding acyl-CoA thioesterase: MSQGPPNGAVTITLDVQWGEMDALGHVNNTRYFAWFESARIALFERVGVVTRGPSTVGPILATTTCDFLAPVVFPARLVVSARVTKVGETSLGMAYDVTCATTGKAYARGSSVAVLIDHTTHEKVRVPEAVRAAIAELGPT; encoded by the coding sequence ATGTCGCAAGGTCCACCGAACGGTGCGGTCACGATCACGCTGGACGTCCAGTGGGGCGAGATGGATGCGCTCGGGCACGTGAACAATACACGCTATTTCGCCTGGTTCGAGTCGGCCCGCATCGCCCTCTTCGAGCGCGTCGGGGTCGTCACGCGAGGGCCCTCGACCGTCGGGCCCATCCTGGCGACCACCACGTGCGACTTCCTCGCTCCTGTGGTCTTCCCGGCAAGGCTCGTCGTCTCGGCGCGCGTCACGAAGGTAGGAGAGACGAGCCTCGGCATGGCGTACGACGTCACGTGTGCCACGACCGGCAAGGCCTACGCCCGTGGCTCCTCGGTCGCCGTGCTGATCGACCACACGACACACGAGAAGGTGCGCGTCCCCGAGGCCGTGCGCGCGGCGATCGCCGAGCTCGGCCCGACGTGA